The Phycisphaeraceae bacterium genome segment CTCACGGTCGCGGCTCACGTCGAACGCGCGCGGCGACGTCACCGAACCGCCGCTTGTGTCAATCAGTGATCTCGCCTTCATGCGTTCATGGTCGCCTCGCTCGCTGCATCGCCAGATCGCCCGGGCGCGGCGGGCGGGGCTGGTGAATCCGGCGGGCGATGGAGTTCGACTCACCGAGACGGGCCTGATCGAAGCGGCCCGGCTGACGCGCAATCACCGGCTGTGGGAGATGTACCTCATCACCCACGCGGATGTCGCGCCGAGCCACGTTGACCGCGATGCCGACCATGTGGAGCACATCCTGGGCCCCGCGCTGACCGCGGAGCTGGAGCGCCTCATGGCGTCCGACCTGCCCGCCCGCGTCATGCCCGTCAGTCCGCACGTGCTGAATGAAGGGAGCCGCGCGTGACCTGGACGCTCAACGACACGTGGATCGTGGTCGCCGGTGCGCTGGTCGCCGCCTCGTGCGCCCTGCTCGGCTGCTTTCTCGTGCTGCGCAAGATGAGCATGATGGGCGACGCCATCAGCCACGCGGTGCTGCCGGGGCTGGCGATCGCGTTTCTGCTCACCGAGAGCCGGGCCAGCGTGCCCATGTTCGTCGGCGCGGTCATCGCCGGGCTGCTCACCGCGCTCCTGACGCAGTGGATCAGGTCGCACGGCAGGGTGGATGAAGGGGCCTCGATGGGCGTGGTCTTCACCGCGCTCTTCGCCATCGGTCTGATCATCATCGTGGACGCGGCGGACCGCGTGGACCTCGACCCCGGTTGCGTGCTCTACGGCGCCATCGAGTTCACGCCGCTGGATACCGTGGCGCTGCTGGGGTGGGAAATCCCCCGCGCCGTGGTGGTGGGGGCGATTGTGCTGCTGGGCAACGTGTTCTTCGTGGGGCTGCTGTGGAAGGAACTGAAGATCACTTCGTTCGACCCCGCCCTGGCGACCACGCTGGGCATCCGCGCGGGACTGATGCACGCGCTGCTCATGGCGTTCGTGGCCATCACCACGGTGGCGGCGTTCGAGAGCGTGGGCAGCATTCTCGTGGTGGCGATGCTCATCGTGCCCGCGGCGGCGGCGCACCTGCTGACCGATCGACTTGGATGGATGGTCTGGATCGCGGTGGGGCTGGGCGTCGCCGCGGCCCCGCTGGGACACGTCAGCGCCGTCGTCGGCCCGGGACTGCTTCACGAGGACTGGCGGAGCACCAGCACCGCGGGCATGATCGCGGCATGCGCGGGCGGGCTGTTCCTGCTGGCGATGCTCTTTGCGCCGCGGCAGGGCGTGGTCAGTCGCGTCCTGTTCCGTGTGGCGCTGTCGCAGCGCATCCTGAGCGAGGACATGCTGGGTCTGCTCTACCGCATTGATGAATGGGGCCAGCGGGTCTCTCCCGGCGAGTTTCGACGGCGCTTCCGCCGGGCGTTGGGGGTGGGAACTTTGGCAACCTGCGCGGCTTGGAGAAACCTGGGTCGCCGGGGGTTGGTCACCATCGAGCGCCAAAACGGGATGTCAGGCGATGGGGTTGCGGTTCACCTGAGCCCCGACGGACGAGAAGCCGCGACACGTCTCGTCCGCTCGCATCGGCTCTGGGAGGCCTACCTCGTCGATCACCTGGGCCTTCGGCCCGACCACGTCCACTCCACCGCGATGCGTCTGGAGCACGTGACCGATGATCGCATGGCGGGGCGTCTGGCTCGACGCGTCGGCTCCGGAAGCGCCGACCCGCATGGGCGGGATATCCCATAATCAGCACCCGGCCGCGCTCGAGGGTCGATCTTCGAACCGACGGAATCTCCAGAAAATGCTGGCGTCGAGGTTCATCCGGCGATAAAGTTGGCTGGGTGCGGGGTTTCCGTGCAGACGATCCGTCCCAGGTTCCGCCATCAGGAGATCAGTTCATGTCGAGGTTGCTCGGCTCGCTTTCACTCTCAACCGTGCTGGCTGCGGTGCTGCTCGCTTCGCCGGCTTCATCCGCTCAGGACGTGGCGGGGCTTGATCGGGGGGACGAGGTCAACGCCCTGCTGGGCCTGACGGACAGCGTCGTGTTCACGCTGGACATCAACACCGAACCGGGCGTGCCGCTGGTGGCGGCGATTCCGCTGGAGGGCCAGTGGCGTCTGCTCAATCTCTTTCCGCACTCCGTGCGCGGGCGACGCTACCAGGTGCTCGCCCAGGTGGGCGAAGGCGAACTGGTGCCGGTGACGCCCTCGCCTGAGCGCACCCTGCGCGGCGAACTGCTGGACGACCCGCAGATCATGGCGGCTGGCTCCACCTCTGACGAGGGGCTGTACGCCCGGATCATCCTGCCCGACGGATCGAACTACTGGATCGAGCCGCTCTTCGGACGCATCCAGGGCGCGCCGCATGGCTCGCACGTCATCTACCGGGGCGAGGACACCTCCTGCTCCGGCATCTGCGGCACATCCGACGATCATCGCCTGGGCGGCGACCTCGACCTGGTCGAGCACGGCTCCGGCGGCGACGGCGCGCTCAAGGTGGCCGAGGTCGCCTGCGACGCCGACGTGGAGTACTTCACCCGCTGGGGCAGCGTGGCCAACGTGGAGAGCCGCATCAACAGCATCTTCAACTCCATGAACATCCAGTACGAGCGCGATGTCAACATCACGCACGTCATCACCACCATCATCGTGCGCACGGTCGAGCCGGACCCGTACAGCACCACCAACTCCGGCGCCCTTCTGGACCAGTTCCGCAACCACTGGAACGCCAATCACGGCGCCATCCAGCGCGACGTGGCCCACCTCTTCACCGGCAAGAACCTCAACGGCTCGGTCATCGGCATCGCCTACGTGGGCGTGATCTGCAACACCCCCTGGGCCTACGGACTGGTGGAATCGCTCAACAACTTCGCCTGCGCCACCGACCTGTCGGCTCACGAACTGGGGCACAACTGGAACGCCGACCACTGCGTGTGCGAGACCTACACCATGCACGCGGGGCTTCAGTGCGCCAACCGCTTCCACCCCACCTTCGACATTCCGGTCATCACCCAGTTCCGCGACTCGCGCGGCTGCCTGAGCGACCCCGAGCCGGAGGATCTGGACTGCCCGCTCAAGAGCTTCAACATCACCAAGGGCACGCTGAACAGCGGCAACCTGGCTGCGCTGGACAACTCCGATGACAACTACATGATCATCGACCCGCTGCAGGGCAACAACTACGCGGTCAACATGGTGGTCAAACTCACCAGCCCGATCAACAACGTGTCGCAACTGGACCTGACGCTCGAAACCAGCGCCATCAACCCCAACGTGCGAACCAAGATCTACGTTCGCAACGTGAACACCAACGCCTGGGTGCTGCTGGATTCGTTCATCCAGCCGCAGACGGACACGGTCAAGACCTACCTGTCGATTCCCAACCCCAACAACTACATCAAGGCCACGAACAGGGAAATCCAGATCCGGATTCAGATGACGCGAAAGCTCACCGCCGGCACCTTCATTACGCTGATCGACAACGTGCAGGCCACGGTTCGCGATTGATTGATCTTCCGCAACGTCGCTGTCAACGCGCGGCCCGGACGCCTGTCCGGGCCGCGTTCTTTGACCCTCGTGCGCCGCCGCTTCGTGAGCCGCGCGGGACGCTTGAGTCCATCGATCCCGGCATCGCGTACCGAGATCACATCCCGGCCCCTCACCCGTCGCCGTGCCCGCCGATACAATGCGTCCACCTTGGGAGCGCGGTGCATGACGGGTCGGTTCATTCGTGCGGCGGCGGTGACGGTGGCGGCGGTTCTCTCCGTTGCGGCGGGATCGTCCGCGCCGGCGCAGAGCCGGGCGGAGCGCGAGCCCCCGCTCCACCGCGCCGCGCGCGAGGGCGACGGGCTCACTCTTCAGCGCGAACTGGACCGTGATTCGTCCCAGGTTTCGCACGCCCACGGACCCAACCTTGAAACCCCCCTCATGTTCGCCGCGCGCAGCGGCGAGAAGGACGTGGCGACGTGGCTGCCCCGCCTGGCGCCCACGCGCGAGGCGCTCAACGCCCGCGCCCGGGATGGCCGCACCGCGCTGATGATCGCCGCCAGCCACGGCGTCAGCCAGGTCGTCGCCGCCCTGCGCGACCTGGGCGCGGACGTCTCGCTGGTCGATCACGACGGGCGCACCGCGCTCATGCACGCCGCCCGGCTGAGCCGCGACGGCGTGCTCGAACTGCTGATCCCCGGCTCGACGCTTGACGCGTCGGACGACGCCGGCTGGACCGCGCTGCATCATGCCGCATGGTCCGGGGACGCCGTTCGGGTGCGCCTCCTGGTCGAGGCCGGCGCGACCATCGACGCCGCCGACCGCTCGGGCCGAGCGCCTCTGCACGTGGCGGGCAAGGTGGGCGCGGCGGAGGTCGTCGAAGCCCTGCTGGACGCGAACGCGAGTCCCGCGCTCACGGACCGCGAAGGCGTCACGCCGCTGATGCTGGCGGCCCAGGCGAGCACGCCTCGGGCGCTCAACGCGATGCTGGCGGCGCGCGACAGGCATGCCCCCGGGCTGGACGCGAGCGACGCATCGGGCCGCACCGCGCTGATGCACGCCATCCTCACCCACCGCCCCGATCACGCGCGGCGGCTGATCGAGGCGGGGGCTTCCGTGTCGCCGCGCGACAGCGACGGTCGAGATGCCTTGTTTCACGCCATCGCCGCGGGGGATGCGGCGCTCGTGCGTGAACTCCTCTCGCGTGGAGCGGACGCCGCCGCCGCGGATCGCAACGGCCGCACGGCGCTGATGGTCGCCGCCGCGCTGCGCGCCGTGGAAGCGCGGAACGACGGTCCCAGCGCCGGCGCGCCCGACGCCGCGATCATCGACACCCTGCTTGCTCACAACACGCGTCCCGCGGTCAACGCGGTCGGTCCCGGCGGAACAACCGCGCTCATCGAGGCGGCGGCGCGGGGCGGACCCAG includes the following:
- a CDS encoding ankyrin repeat domain-containing protein encodes the protein MTGRFIRAAAVTVAAVLSVAAGSSAPAQSRAEREPPLHRAAREGDGLTLQRELDRDSSQVSHAHGPNLETPLMFAARSGEKDVATWLPRLAPTREALNARARDGRTALMIAASHGVSQVVAALRDLGADVSLVDHDGRTALMHAARLSRDGVLELLIPGSTLDASDDAGWTALHHAAWSGDAVRVRLLVEAGATIDAADRSGRAPLHVAGKVGAAEVVEALLDANASPALTDREGVTPLMLAAQASTPRALNAMLAARDRHAPGLDASDASGRTALMHAILTHRPDHARRLIEAGASVSPRDSDGRDALFHAIAAGDAALVRELLSRGADAAAADRNGRTALMVAAALRAVEARNDGPSAGAPDAAIIDTLLAHNTRPAVNAVGPGGTTALIEAAARGGPRQVAALLRAGAAVDHADELGRTALIHAAGASHDDAAARVVLLLDAGASIHHRDLGGLDALMHAARRGSAASVQTLLSRGANAGARGEKGESALMFAAGRSDRAAEGMVELLAPVDPRINDADERGMTALQYAARHGTVAGIRTIVARGGAVNARDRLERTPLMHAAMSGRLEHVEALLAAGADAAITDKQGRTALDHARSLGVRGEPVVARLSRVR